In Elephas maximus indicus isolate mEleMax1 chromosome 14, mEleMax1 primary haplotype, whole genome shotgun sequence, one DNA window encodes the following:
- the KCNRG gene encoding LOW QUALITY PROTEIN: potassium channel regulatory protein (The sequence of the model RefSeq protein was modified relative to this genomic sequence to represent the inferred CDS: inserted 1 base in 1 codon) — protein sequence MSSQELXTLNVGAKMFTTRFSTIKEFPASRLAQMLEGRDQEFRMVGGQIFVDRDGVSFSFILDFLRTHQLLLPTDFSDYLRHQREAVLYELDSLVDLLNQELLLQPKSVLLEMHFSLRNTQAFFRVFGCCSKTIEMLTEKITVFVEQPSAPTWSTNPFPQMTLLLLPPQRPSYYDLVFQCGSCSTTDNQTGIRYVSIKPDNRKLASGTNVLGLLIDILLKEGFRLVGTRTVSSEDKTECYSFERIKRPQALAVNKTLKPETTVMPEHAQKKLLSILLELVISCLEIPCLGHVC from the exons ATGAGTAGTCAGGAAC GCACTTTGAACGTGGGAGCGAAGATGTTCACAACAAGGTTTTCTACTATAAAGGAGTTTCCTGCATCTCGGTTAGCACAAATGTTAGAAGGCAGAGACCAAGAATTCAGGATGGTTGGTGGCCAGATTTTTGTGGACAGAGATGGTGTTTCATTTAGTTTTATCTTAGATTTTTTGAGAACTCACCAGCTTTTATTACCTACAGACTTTTCAGACTATCTTAGGCATCAGAGGGAGGCTGTTTTGTATGAACTTGATTCTCTCGTAGATCTCTTAAACCAAGAACTTCTGCTACAGCCAAAATCTGTGCTCTTGGAGATGCATTTCTCACTCCGAAACACTCAAGCTTTTTTCAGAGTATTTGGCTGTTGCAGCAAAACAATTGAGATGCTAACCGAGAAGATTACAGTGTTTGTAGAGCAACCTTCAGCACCTACCTGGAGTACTAATCCTTTCCCTCAGATGACCTTACTTCTACTGCCTCCACAGAGACCATCTTACTATGACTTGGTTTTCCAGTGTGGCTCATGCAGCACAACTGATAATCAAACTGGAATCAG GTATGTTTCTATAAAACCTGATAACCGAAAATTGGCCAGTGGAACTAATGTCCTTGGCCTACTGATTGACATTTTACTGAAGGAAGGCTTTCGTCTGGTTGGCACTAGAACAGTATCCTCTGAAGACAAAACTGAATGCTATAGctttgaaagaataaaaaggcCTCAAGCCCTCGCTGTGAACAAAACACTGAAACCAGAGACTACCGTCATGCCAGAGCACGCTCAGAAAAAGTTGTTGTCTATTCTTTTAGAGTTAGTAATTTCTTGTTTGGAAATTCCATGTTTGGGGCATGTGTGTTAG
- the TRIM13 gene encoding E3 ubiquitin-protein ligase TRIM13 isoform X2, which translates to MSTFCSVIIMDCSFENTNSRRRKSHTEDVMELLEEDLTCPICCSLFDDPRVLPCSHNFCKKCLEGLLEGNVRNSLWRPSPFKCPTCRKETSATGVNSLQVNYSLKGIVEKYNKIKISPKMPVCKGHLGQPLNIFCLTDMQLICGICATRGDHTKHVFCSIEDAYAQERNAFESLFQSFETWRRGDALSRLDTLETSKRKSLQLLTKDSDKVKEFFEKLQHTLDQKKNEILSDFETMKLAVMQAYDPEINKLNTILQEQRMAFNIAEAFKDVSEPIIFLQQMQEFREKIKVIKETPLPPSNLPTNPLMKNFDTSQWEEIKLVDVDKLSLPQDTGTFISKIPWSFYQLSVVLLLLGLLISFGPAMSLEWSLFDEFAAWKEHLSNVSSSYLTKSADFLEQSVFYWEQVTDGIFIFSEKFKNYTLMVLNTVAEFVCKYKLL; encoded by the exons ATGAGCACCTTTTGCAGTGTAATCATTATGGATTGTTCATTTGAAAACACAAATTCTAGGAGGAGGAAGTCTCATACAGAG GATGTAATGGAGCTGCTTGAAGAAGATCTCACGTGCCCGATTTGTTGCAGTCTGTTTGATGATCCTCGAGTTTTGCCCTGCTCGCACAACTTCTGCAAAAAATGTTTAGAAGGGCTCTTAGAGGGAAATGTGCGGAATTCCTTGTGGAGACCGTCTCCGTTCAAGTGTCCCACCTGCCGTAAGGAAACATCAGCTACTGGAGTCAATAGCCTGCAGGTCAATTACTCCCTGAAGGGTATTGTGGAAAAGTATAACAAAATCAAGATCTCTCCTAAAATGCCAGTGTGCAAAGGACACTTGGGGCAGCCTCTCAATATTTTCTGCCTGACTGACATGCAGCTGATCTGTGGGATCTGTGCTACTCGTGGTGACCATACCAAGCATGTCTTCTGTTCTATTGAAGATGCCTATGCTCAGGAAAGGAATGCCTTTGAGTCTCTCTTTCAGAGCTTTGAGACTTGGCGTCGGGGAGATGCTCTTTCTCGCTTGGATACCTTGGAAACTAGCAAAAGGAAATCCCTACAGTTACTAACTAAAGATTCAGATAAAGTGAAGGAGTTTTTTGAGAAGTTACAACACACATTGGATCAAAAGAAGAATGAAATTTTGTCTGACTTTGAGACCATGAAACTTGCAGTTATGCAAGCCTATGACCCCGAGATCAACAAACTCAACACCATCTTGCAGGAGCAACGGATGGCCTTTAACATTGCAGAGGCTTTCAAAGACGTGTCAGAACCCATTATATTTCTGCAACAGATGCAGGAGTTCAGGGAGAAAATCAAAGTAATCAAGGAAACTCCTTTACCTCCCTCTAATTTGCCCACAAACCCTTTAATGAAGAACTTTGATACCAGTCAGTGGGAAGAGATAAAACTAGTAGATGTGGATAAACTTTCTTTGCCTCAAGACACTGGCACGTTCATAAGCAAGATTCCCTGGAGCTTTTATCAGTTATCTGTAGTGCTCCTCCTGCTTGGCCTTCTCATTTCCTTTGGGCCTGCCATGTCCTTGGAATGGTCTTTATTTGATGAATTTGCAGCTTGGAAAGAACATCTTTCAAACGTTAGTTCCTCCTATCTAACTAAATCAGCTGATTTTTTAGAACAGTCAGTTTTTTACTGGGAACAGGTAACAGATGGGATTTTCATTTTCAGTGAAAAATTCAAGAATTATACTTTAATGGTACTGAACACTGTGGCAGAATTTGTGTGCAAATATAAACTATTATAA
- the TRIM13 gene encoding E3 ubiquitin-protein ligase TRIM13 isoform X4, with amino-acid sequence MELLEEDLTCPICCSLFDDPRVLPCSHNFCKKCLEGLLEGNVRNSLWRPSPFKCPTCRKETSATGVNSLQVNYSLKGIVEKYNKIKISPKMPVCKGHLGQPLNIFCLTDMQLICGICATRGDHTKHVFCSIEDAYAQERNAFESLFQSFETWRRGDALSRLDTLETSKRKSLQLLTKDSDKVKEFFEKLQHTLDQKKNEILSDFETMKLAVMQAYDPEINKLNTILQEQRMAFNIAEAFKDVSEPIIFLQQMQEFREKIKVIKETPLPPSNLPTNPLMKNFDTSQWEEIKLVDVDKLSLPQDTGTFISKIPWSFYQLSVVLLLLGLLISFGPAMSLEWSLFDEFAAWKEHLSNVSSSYLTKSADFLEQSVFYWEQVTDGIFIFSEKFKNYTLMVLNTVAEFVCKYKLL; translated from the coding sequence ATGGAGCTGCTTGAAGAAGATCTCACGTGCCCGATTTGTTGCAGTCTGTTTGATGATCCTCGAGTTTTGCCCTGCTCGCACAACTTCTGCAAAAAATGTTTAGAAGGGCTCTTAGAGGGAAATGTGCGGAATTCCTTGTGGAGACCGTCTCCGTTCAAGTGTCCCACCTGCCGTAAGGAAACATCAGCTACTGGAGTCAATAGCCTGCAGGTCAATTACTCCCTGAAGGGTATTGTGGAAAAGTATAACAAAATCAAGATCTCTCCTAAAATGCCAGTGTGCAAAGGACACTTGGGGCAGCCTCTCAATATTTTCTGCCTGACTGACATGCAGCTGATCTGTGGGATCTGTGCTACTCGTGGTGACCATACCAAGCATGTCTTCTGTTCTATTGAAGATGCCTATGCTCAGGAAAGGAATGCCTTTGAGTCTCTCTTTCAGAGCTTTGAGACTTGGCGTCGGGGAGATGCTCTTTCTCGCTTGGATACCTTGGAAACTAGCAAAAGGAAATCCCTACAGTTACTAACTAAAGATTCAGATAAAGTGAAGGAGTTTTTTGAGAAGTTACAACACACATTGGATCAAAAGAAGAATGAAATTTTGTCTGACTTTGAGACCATGAAACTTGCAGTTATGCAAGCCTATGACCCCGAGATCAACAAACTCAACACCATCTTGCAGGAGCAACGGATGGCCTTTAACATTGCAGAGGCTTTCAAAGACGTGTCAGAACCCATTATATTTCTGCAACAGATGCAGGAGTTCAGGGAGAAAATCAAAGTAATCAAGGAAACTCCTTTACCTCCCTCTAATTTGCCCACAAACCCTTTAATGAAGAACTTTGATACCAGTCAGTGGGAAGAGATAAAACTAGTAGATGTGGATAAACTTTCTTTGCCTCAAGACACTGGCACGTTCATAAGCAAGATTCCCTGGAGCTTTTATCAGTTATCTGTAGTGCTCCTCCTGCTTGGCCTTCTCATTTCCTTTGGGCCTGCCATGTCCTTGGAATGGTCTTTATTTGATGAATTTGCAGCTTGGAAAGAACATCTTTCAAACGTTAGTTCCTCCTATCTAACTAAATCAGCTGATTTTTTAGAACAGTCAGTTTTTTACTGGGAACAGGTAACAGATGGGATTTTCATTTTCAGTGAAAAATTCAAGAATTATACTTTAATGGTACTGAACACTGTGGCAGAATTTGTGTGCAAATATAAACTATTATAA
- the TRIM13 gene encoding E3 ubiquitin-protein ligase TRIM13 isoform X1: protein MPSFFPFFFAVDCSLTVGYNVKKPGCLGLENSNPAEYTCLQGTEDVMELLEEDLTCPICCSLFDDPRVLPCSHNFCKKCLEGLLEGNVRNSLWRPSPFKCPTCRKETSATGVNSLQVNYSLKGIVEKYNKIKISPKMPVCKGHLGQPLNIFCLTDMQLICGICATRGDHTKHVFCSIEDAYAQERNAFESLFQSFETWRRGDALSRLDTLETSKRKSLQLLTKDSDKVKEFFEKLQHTLDQKKNEILSDFETMKLAVMQAYDPEINKLNTILQEQRMAFNIAEAFKDVSEPIIFLQQMQEFREKIKVIKETPLPPSNLPTNPLMKNFDTSQWEEIKLVDVDKLSLPQDTGTFISKIPWSFYQLSVVLLLLGLLISFGPAMSLEWSLFDEFAAWKEHLSNVSSSYLTKSADFLEQSVFYWEQVTDGIFIFSEKFKNYTLMVLNTVAEFVCKYKLL, encoded by the coding sequence GATGTAATGGAGCTGCTTGAAGAAGATCTCACGTGCCCGATTTGTTGCAGTCTGTTTGATGATCCTCGAGTTTTGCCCTGCTCGCACAACTTCTGCAAAAAATGTTTAGAAGGGCTCTTAGAGGGAAATGTGCGGAATTCCTTGTGGAGACCGTCTCCGTTCAAGTGTCCCACCTGCCGTAAGGAAACATCAGCTACTGGAGTCAATAGCCTGCAGGTCAATTACTCCCTGAAGGGTATTGTGGAAAAGTATAACAAAATCAAGATCTCTCCTAAAATGCCAGTGTGCAAAGGACACTTGGGGCAGCCTCTCAATATTTTCTGCCTGACTGACATGCAGCTGATCTGTGGGATCTGTGCTACTCGTGGTGACCATACCAAGCATGTCTTCTGTTCTATTGAAGATGCCTATGCTCAGGAAAGGAATGCCTTTGAGTCTCTCTTTCAGAGCTTTGAGACTTGGCGTCGGGGAGATGCTCTTTCTCGCTTGGATACCTTGGAAACTAGCAAAAGGAAATCCCTACAGTTACTAACTAAAGATTCAGATAAAGTGAAGGAGTTTTTTGAGAAGTTACAACACACATTGGATCAAAAGAAGAATGAAATTTTGTCTGACTTTGAGACCATGAAACTTGCAGTTATGCAAGCCTATGACCCCGAGATCAACAAACTCAACACCATCTTGCAGGAGCAACGGATGGCCTTTAACATTGCAGAGGCTTTCAAAGACGTGTCAGAACCCATTATATTTCTGCAACAGATGCAGGAGTTCAGGGAGAAAATCAAAGTAATCAAGGAAACTCCTTTACCTCCCTCTAATTTGCCCACAAACCCTTTAATGAAGAACTTTGATACCAGTCAGTGGGAAGAGATAAAACTAGTAGATGTGGATAAACTTTCTTTGCCTCAAGACACTGGCACGTTCATAAGCAAGATTCCCTGGAGCTTTTATCAGTTATCTGTAGTGCTCCTCCTGCTTGGCCTTCTCATTTCCTTTGGGCCTGCCATGTCCTTGGAATGGTCTTTATTTGATGAATTTGCAGCTTGGAAAGAACATCTTTCAAACGTTAGTTCCTCCTATCTAACTAAATCAGCTGATTTTTTAGAACAGTCAGTTTTTTACTGGGAACAGGTAACAGATGGGATTTTCATTTTCAGTGAAAAATTCAAGAATTATACTTTAATGGTACTGAACACTGTGGCAGAATTTGTGTGCAAATATAAACTATTATAA